The following are from one region of the Roseofilum reptotaenium CS-1145 genome:
- the nifB gene encoding nitrogenase cofactor biosynthesis protein NifB, producing the protein MTTTIDYAKHPCFNVDVKGQYGRVHLPVAPKCNIQCNYCNRKYDCVNESRPGVTSTVLSPEQALYYMGQVLEKEPRITVAGIAGPGDPFANPEQTLRTMELLREEYPELILCLSSNGLNLKPEYIAKIAEIGVSHVTVTMNAVDPEITRKVYRWVRDGKTVYQGLKGATLLLERQLEAIQNLKAAGVTVKINCIIMPGINDHHAVEVAKKAAELGADLFNAMAMFPTPDTPFEELTEPNARMMNKIRKECEQYLPQMRHCTRCRADAVGLLGEDRSQEFHGCLAASSKRKLPQQSNNRPYVAVATVEGVLVNQHLGQAPQLQIWEQTGSGFSLVEERLTPEVGTGFERWQKLANNLQDCRAILASGMGENPKQILSQCGITPIEISGFINLGLQAVYDGEDLSKFKRRKQTECTRLSAAASECQGDGLGCG; encoded by the coding sequence ATGACTACCACCATTGATTACGCCAAACATCCTTGCTTCAATGTCGATGTAAAAGGACAATATGGACGAGTTCATTTACCCGTCGCACCCAAATGTAATATTCAGTGTAATTATTGCAATCGCAAATATGATTGCGTCAATGAAAGTAGACCTGGAGTAACCAGTACTGTTTTATCTCCAGAACAGGCACTCTATTACATGGGTCAAGTTTTGGAGAAAGAACCCCGAATTACGGTGGCTGGAATTGCCGGACCGGGCGATCCTTTTGCCAATCCAGAGCAAACCTTACGGACGATGGAATTGTTGCGGGAAGAATACCCAGAGTTAATTCTTTGTCTATCGAGCAATGGACTGAATTTAAAGCCAGAATATATTGCCAAAATTGCGGAAATTGGGGTCAGTCACGTCACCGTTACCATGAATGCGGTAGACCCAGAAATTACCCGCAAAGTTTATCGTTGGGTTCGGGATGGTAAAACGGTTTATCAAGGATTAAAAGGAGCAACCTTACTTCTAGAGCGACAATTGGAAGCCATTCAGAATTTAAAAGCGGCTGGAGTAACGGTGAAAATCAACTGTATTATTATGCCGGGAATTAACGACCATCATGCGGTAGAAGTGGCTAAAAAAGCGGCAGAATTAGGGGCGGATTTGTTCAATGCAATGGCTATGTTCCCGACTCCAGATACTCCCTTTGAAGAATTGACGGAACCCAATGCGCGGATGATGAATAAAATTCGCAAAGAGTGCGAACAATACTTACCGCAAATGCGCCATTGTACGCGCTGTAGAGCTGATGCTGTCGGATTGTTGGGCGAAGATCGATCGCAGGAATTTCATGGCTGTTTGGCGGCTTCTTCTAAACGAAAACTTCCCCAACAATCCAACAATCGCCCCTATGTTGCCGTCGCTACTGTTGAAGGAGTGTTAGTCAATCAGCATTTGGGACAAGCGCCGCAATTGCAAATTTGGGAACAAACGGGCAGCGGATTTAGTTTGGTTGAAGAACGGTTGACTCCAGAAGTGGGAACTGGATTTGAACGGTGGCAAAAACTAGCCAATAATTTGCAAGATTGTCGGGCTATTTTAGCCAGTGGCATGGGAGAGAATCCCAAGCAAATCTTAAGTCAATGTGGAATTACTCCCATCGAAATTAGTGGGTTTATTAACCTGGGATTGCAAGCCGTTTATGATGGGGAAGATCTGTCAAAATTCAAACGGCGTAAACAAACGGAATGCACTCGCCTATCCGCAGCCGCGTCTGAATGTCAAGGAGATGGTTTAGGTTGTGGATAA